A genomic window from Lycium barbarum isolate Lr01 chromosome 4, ASM1917538v2, whole genome shotgun sequence includes:
- the LOC132637561 gene encoding uncharacterized protein LOC132637561, translated as MGQITGPQNTRLPRALPSDTDMNPKLCNAVTLWNGRELEKVAPKKTSLVHVNVPLVDMLQGIPNYAKYIKDIVANKSRFTEYATIALIEECTSRIQNRLPKNLKDPESFTIDISIGKHIVARALCDPGASTNLMPSSIFRKLGLGVPKPTTIVLQRVNRSLARPKGIIEDVLVQVGFLIIPTDFVILDFEPNSEVPFILGRLFLAPERALIDIAAGQLNMRVHDKVDVLNVYKALKMPAVYEELSAITILNDDTRRPLITCCDPLERSLLGDDIFGDTEMFEMVQTLDMVSIYIREGEFEPLDLKIGVTLKLSIEEPLKLELKPLPAHLKYSFLGEGDTLPVILAVELTDEEVSVCMEVLKSHKWVLGWQISDIQGISPALCMHKMLMKDSHKTSAQYQKRLNPVMKRLSRKR; from the exons ATGGGTCAGATAACTGGTCCACAAAACACTAGACTTCCTAGGGCACTTCCAAGTGATACTGATATGAATCCAAAGCTATGTAATGCTGTTACTCTTTGGAATGGGAGAGAATTAGAGAAAGTGGCTCCAAAAAAGACCAGTCTA GTACACGTGAATGTCCCGTTGGTTGATATGTTGCAGGGTATTCCAAACTATGCTAAGTACATCAAAGATATTGTTGCAAACAAGAGTCGATTCACAGAGTATGCCACGATTGCACTTATTGAAGAGTGCACTTCTCGTATTCAGAACAGGTTGCCCAAAAATTTGAAGGATCCCGAAAGTTTCACGATTGATATTTCTATTGGGAAGCATATTGTTGCTCGAGCACTATGTGATCCGGGTGCAAGTACAAATTTGATGCCTTCATCTATTTTCAGGAAGTTGGGTTTGGGAGTCCCCAAACCAACCACTATAGTTCTTCAGCGGGTAAACAGATCATTGGCAAGACCCAAGGGCATTATTGAAGATGTATTAGTGCAAGTGGGGTTTTTGATCATTCCTACAGACTTCGTGATTTTGGACTTCGAGCCAAATTCAGAAGTCCCATTTATTTTGGGGCGTCTATTCTTGGCCCCTGAAAGGGCACTTATTGATATAGCTGCTGGGCAACTCAACATGAGAGTACATGACAAAGTTGATGTCTTGAATGTGTACAAGGCTCTGAAGATGCCTGCAGTCTATGAGGAGTTATCAGCCATTACTATTCTAAATGATGATACCCGAAGGCCACTAATCACTTGTTGTGATCCTTTGGAGAGATCCTTATTGGGTGATGATATTTTTGGTGACACTGAGATGTTTGAGATGGTGCAGACTCTGGATATGGTGAGCATTTATATTCGTGAGGGCGAGTTTGAGCCCTTGGACTTAAAAATTGGAGTAACTCTGAAGTTGTCAATTGAAGAGCCtctgaagttggagttgaagccCCTACCTGCACATCTTAAATATTCATTCTTAGGCGAGGGTGATACCTTGCCAGTGATATTAGCAGTAGAGTTGACCGACGAAGAGGTTAGTGTTTGTATGGAAGTGTTGAAGTCTCACAAATGGGTATTAGGTTGGCAGATATCTGATATTCAGGGCATTAGCCCAGCGTTGTGCATGCATAAGATGCTCATGAAGGATAGTCATAAGACGAGTGCACAGTATCAAAAGAGACTAAATCCTGTGATGAAGAGGTTgtcaagaaagaggtaa